A single Drosophila ananassae strain 14024-0371.13 chromosome 3L, ASM1763931v2, whole genome shotgun sequence DNA region contains:
- the LOC6494962 gene encoding uncharacterized protein LOC6494962 has protein sequence MSIVLDVVQQIVLQKAYDLTCEVAIRALRRYTDLKHVKGGNHKLLKSVAPLKSVCPPEVATPMVKPKAPRIRKVIKFEGRDMPRTNSGMIDPPQCSCMRICRDSYFS, from the exons ATGTCCATAGTTCTTGATGTTGTTCAGCAGATTGTGTTGCAGAAGGCCTATGATTTAACCTGTGAAGTAGCCATTCGGGCTCTAAGGAGATACACTGAC ctgAAACATGTGAAGGGGGGCAACCACAAACTGTTGAAATCGGTGGCACCTCTCAAATCGGTTTGCCCGCCGGAGGTGGCTACTCCAATGGTTAAACCCAAGGCCCCAAGAATTCGGAAAGTTATTAAATTCGAAGGGCGCGACATGCCTCGAACGAATAGCGGCATGATCGATCCACCGCAGTGCTCCTGCATGCGTATCTGCCGTGATAGCTACTTCTCGTAG
- the LOC6494961 gene encoding putative sodium-coupled neutral amino acid transporter 10: MLAHSAHVMTLANSIIGVGILAMPFCFQKCGIILSIVLLILSNWITRVCCHYLIKTSLLTRRKSFELLGLHAFGLSGKLLVELCIIGYLIGTCITYFVVVGDLGPQIISQMFTLNVGEHQHLRTLVMIVVTVVCILPLGMLRNVDSLSAVCTASIGFYVCLMLKIVLEAQAHISANDWTEKVRYWEPAGVLQCLPIFSMALSCQMQLFEVFESINNQSLDKLNGIVRNATWICTFVYIAVGFFGYVAFCTHTFSGNILVNLSNSFGSDIIKIGFVLSIAFSFPLVIFPCRASIYSLLYRKGHTESSSYIPEQRFRLITIFIVTFSLCVALVIPSVELIIGLVGSTIGVAICIMFPASSFRKIIKKESMERTLAQFVFVSGFLLMILGTFANLTAIDEKSSGPEFEVVQLVTPLYPEGKVPGIVVDLPKHLVKEPPENENNPLLQKLEVQNPELIKDVAVEKMVEVPKASQSIASENPPLPPLPIDEVHPAPIESDNAPSEPKKPVEEPQEPAPDAKPNDVNLPAGKPKAIPPPVLPAPTEAAKKESNLLVASNTIDGAAIKKEEEVAAEEQKESKASADELLKTQKELKETKKLLAKTVGELNEELAKNNVPLGQVLEKKEDPKKNPTNELLENEAKAADVAKEPVVKLKESQPVAGEKEERRPRASLIDILTENTHLREEKEAHAGVFEPLSYKTGELLKNSSVDLSLIKRLPIPLALMVNATLPKASNDSEAKKPNLEDNVEAIRRELLNLRSGQSEDITEQPLARIKREASSDKENCLREPKLNEVNSNAAVAGLGLNMESIGRDLKSIKDDDVETTTEHVSSDFSSQASRNETHIPLPT; this comes from the exons ATGCTGGCCCACTCCGCCCATGTTATGACGCTGGCCAACAGCATTATTGGCGTTGGTATTCTGGCTATGCCCTTCTGTTTCCAGAAGTGCGGCATAATACTGTCCATTGTTCTGTTGATCCTCAGCAACTGGATCACTAGGGTGTGCTGTCACTATCTGATAAAAACTTCGCTTCTGACACGTAGAAAGAGCTTCGAGCTGCTGGGACTACATGCTTTCGGGCTCTCTGGCAAGCTGCTGGTGGAGCTATGCATCATCGGCTATCTGATCGGAACGTGCATCACGTACTTTGTGGTCGTCGGTGACCTGGGGCCCCAAATCATCTCCCAGATGTTCACCCTGAACGTGGGCGAACACCAGCACCTGCGCACTCTG GTTATGATTGTGGTGACGGTGGTCTGCATCTTACCGCTGGGAATGCTTCGCAACGTGGACAGCTTATCCGCCGTGTGCACTGCCTCCATTGGGTTCTATGTGTGCCTGATGCTGAAGATAGTGCTGGAGGCCCAGGCGCACATATCGGCGAACGACTGGACGGAAAAGGTTCGCTACTGGGAGCCGGCGGGCGTTCTCCAGTGCCTGCCCATATTCAGCATGGCGCTCTCCTGCCAAAT GCAGCTGTTCGAAGTCTTCGAGAGTATCAACAACCAGAGCCTCGACAAGCTAAACGGAATTGTGCGCAATGCCACTTGGATATGTACCTTTGTTTACATAGCCGTGGGTTTCTTCGGATATGTGGCCTTCTGTACACACACCTTTTCGG GCAATATTCTGGTGAACCTGTCCAACTCATTCGGCAGCGACATTATAAAAATTGGATTTGTGCTGTCGATTGCTTTCAGCTTTCCTCTGGTTATCTTTCCCTGCCGGGCCAGTATCTACTCCCTGCTGTACAGAAAA gGGCATACAGAGAGTAGTAGTTACATTCCGGAGCAGCGCTTCCGCCTGATAACTATCTTCATAGTTACTTTTTCCCTATGCGTGGCTCTAGTAATTCCCTCGGTGGAGCTTATCATCGGACTGGTGGGCTCTACCATTGGCGTGGCCATTTGTATTATGTTTCCGGCCTCCAGTTTCCGGAAGATCATCAAGAAGGAGTCAATGGAACGCACACTGGCGCAGTTTGTGTTTGTGAGCGGATTTCTGTTGATGATCTTGGGCACTTTTGCCAATCTAACTGCCATCGATGAGAAGAGCTCGGGCCCGGAGTTCGAGGTGGTTCAGTTAGTAACGCCTCTGTACCCCGAGGGAAAAGTACCTGGCATTGTGGTGGACCTTCCCAAGCATTTGGTCAAGGAACCTCCAGAAAATGAGAATAACCCGTTGCTGCAGAAACTGGAAGTGCAGAACCCAGAGCTTATAAAGGACGTAGCCGTAGAGAAGATGGTTGAGGTGCCAAAGGCAAGTCAATCAATTGCATCCGAGAACCCACCGTTGCCCCCTCTACCCATTGACGAAGTCCATCCGGCTCCTATAGAAAGTGATAATGCTCCTAGTGAGCCCAAAAAGCCAGTAGAAGAGCCACAGGAACCTGCACCAGACGCAAAACCCAATGATGTCAATCTGCCGGCTGGGAAACCCAAGGCGATTCCACCACCTGTTTTGCCAGCTCCTACCGAGGCGGCCAAAAAGGAATCTAATCTACTAGTGGCGAGTAATACGATTGATGGGGCTGCCAtcaagaaggaggaggaggtggcagCCGAGGAGCAGAAGGAGAGCAAGGCCAGCGCAGATGAGCTCCTGAAGACGCAAAAAGAACTCAAGGAGACCAAGAAACTGCTGGCCAAGACCGTGGGAGAGCTAAACGAAGAGCTGGCCAAGAACAACGTACCCCTTGGTCAAGTTTTGGAGAAAAAGGAGGACCCAAAGAAGAATCCCACCAACGAGCTTCTGGAAAATGAAGCCAAAGCTGCGGACGTGGCGAAGGAACCTGTCGTAAAACTCAAAGAGTCACAACCTGTTGCTGGGGAGAAGGAAGAGCGCAGGCCCAGGGCTTCACTCATCGACATACTCACGGAAAATACTCACCTGCGTGAAGAGAAGGAAGCCCATGCCGGCGTCTTTGAGCCACTCTCCTACAAAACCGGAGAACTGCTCAAGAACTCAAGTGTGGACCTAAGTCTTATTAAACGGCTTCCAATCCCGCTGGCCTTAATGGTGAACGCAACTCTGCCAAAGGCCAGCAACGATTCGGAGGCGAAGAAACCCAATCTTGAAGACAATGTGGAGGCTATTCGCAGGGAGCTTCTGAACCTACGAAGTGGACAGTCTGAAGACATAACCGAGCAGCCGCTGGCGAGGATTAAGCGAGAGGCCTCCAGCGATAAGGAGAACTGCCTACGGGAGCCAAAGTTAAACGAAGTTAACAGCAATGCGGCAGTGGCTGGCTTGGGTTTAAATATGGAGAGTATAGGACGCGATCTCAAGTCCATCAAAGATGACGATGTCGAGACCACCACTGAACATGTATCCTCCGACTTCTCCTCCCAGGCGAGTCGAAACGAAACCCACATCCCGCTGCCCACGTAA